A region of Litorilinea aerophila DNA encodes the following proteins:
- a CDS encoding anti-sigma factor, giving the protein MNEIPSAMEPNHPSSSLTHEMVLELLPAYVLAVLEPDEMLAVQRYLEDHPELEARLAELEATVDLLALAPEEVEPPARAKEALMARVMADVKGAQASRQEGSPASKSGAAAVLPRAQANPLRQTSPGEKPIRQKATWLERWQGRLSGLFWPTLAATTVLALLVAVVYAALSWNWTRRLVQDLEQARQEIAQLQEQVNQLTLVNQRLEQELGESRRQIALFAGADRLVTLTGTPEAPEAKGAFYISDTSGLLVLHRLPPLSPQQTYEFWLIPAQGDPVPAGLIPMEEEGVQTVVIPLENFPPDLTAVGLSIEPAGGSPTPTGPIVLFGEVG; this is encoded by the coding sequence GTGAACGAAATCCCTTCGGCCATGGAACCGAATCATCCCAGCTCGTCCCTGACCCATGAGATGGTCCTGGAGCTGTTGCCTGCCTATGTGTTGGCCGTGCTGGAGCCAGATGAGATGCTGGCCGTCCAACGGTATCTGGAAGACCATCCAGAACTGGAGGCCCGGCTGGCTGAACTGGAAGCCACCGTGGATCTGCTGGCCCTGGCTCCCGAGGAGGTCGAGCCACCCGCCAGGGCCAAAGAGGCATTGATGGCCCGGGTGATGGCCGATGTCAAAGGGGCTCAGGCCAGCAGGCAAGAGGGCAGTCCAGCGTCGAAATCCGGGGCGGCTGCCGTTCTGCCACGGGCTCAAGCCAATCCACTTCGCCAAACCTCCCCAGGCGAGAAGCCCATCCGCCAGAAAGCCACCTGGCTGGAGCGCTGGCAGGGTCGACTTTCCGGCCTCTTCTGGCCGACCCTGGCTGCTACCACGGTCCTGGCGCTGTTGGTTGCGGTGGTCTACGCGGCCCTTTCCTGGAATTGGACCAGACGTCTCGTCCAGGATCTGGAGCAGGCCCGACAGGAGATCGCTCAACTCCAGGAACAGGTCAACCAGCTAACCCTGGTCAATCAGCGTCTAGAGCAAGAATTAGGAGAAAGTCGCCGACAAATTGCCCTCTTTGCCGGGGCAGACCGCCTGGTAACCCTGACGGGTACGCCAGAGGCGCCGGAGGCAAAGGGCGCGTTTTACATCAGCGATACCTCTGGTCTGCTCGTTCTGCACCGCCTACCACCTCTTTCGCCCCAGCAAACGTATGAGTTTTGGCTTATCCCTGCCCAAGGCGATCCGGTGCCGGCCGGCCTGATCCCGATGGAAGAAGAAGGGGTGCAGACGGTGGTGATTCCTTTAGAAAATTTCCCGCCAGACCTGACCGCCGTCGGCCTCAGCATCGAACCGGCAGGCGGCAGCCCCACACCGACCGGCCCCATCGTGCTATTTGGCGAAGTGGGCTAA
- a CDS encoding RNA polymerase sigma factor codes for MVHPSVQDSTNPSDEALLARIVVRDARAFEILYDRHARTVYSLILRIVQDAAVAEELLQETFWQVWRKAEQFQGDGPAGAWICRIGRNKALDHLRRVKVRPQKAGPEGDRLEQMAAPTDQRVEIQVRQMWDRESVQKALSAIPEEQRQCLEMAYFDGKSQREIAEVMGVPLGTVKTRIRIGLEKLERHLRAAGYRETDFS; via the coding sequence ATGGTGCACCCATCTGTCCAGGATTCGACAAATCCATCGGACGAAGCGCTGTTAGCCCGGATCGTGGTCAGGGATGCCCGGGCGTTTGAAATTTTATATGATCGGCATGCCCGGACGGTTTACAGCCTGATCTTGCGCATTGTGCAGGACGCGGCTGTGGCAGAAGAGTTGCTGCAAGAAACCTTCTGGCAGGTGTGGCGGAAGGCGGAGCAGTTTCAAGGCGACGGCCCAGCTGGCGCGTGGATATGTCGGATTGGCCGCAACAAGGCCCTGGATCACCTGCGACGGGTCAAGGTGCGGCCTCAAAAGGCCGGGCCTGAAGGGGACCGCCTGGAACAGATGGCCGCGCCAACCGATCAACGGGTGGAGATCCAGGTCAGACAGATGTGGGATCGGGAATCCGTCCAGAAAGCGTTATCGGCCATTCCTGAAGAACAGCGCCAATGTTTGGAAATGGCTTATTTTGATGGCAAGAGCCAAAGGGAGATTGCCGAAGTCATGGGGGTTCCCCTGGGAACAGTCAAAACGCGGATTCGTATCGGTCTGGAAAAGTTGGAGCGCCATCTGCGCGCGGCGGGTTACCGGGAGACCGATTTTTCGTGA
- the uidA gene encoding beta-glucuronidase produces the protein MLYPIQNQIRNKMDLSGIWDFQTDPEEVGEAQGWPLGLPQSRPIAVPGSWNEQYSDLFGYLDLAWYVRRVHVPPAWQGQRVFLRVGSACYHATVYVNGVQVGTHEGGHLPFAFDITDHLRWGEEAVVAIAVENRLMPTRVPSGNMPSMMGLFAGTPRTTFDFYPFAGLHRPVWLYTVPSIHIQDITVTTHIQGTDGQVQVTVQLNRPDPAQGTLRLRGEAGGAEREIQASLSFVEGVAQATLEVPQARFWSDRDPYLYQLTVDVAAEGADGRVADRYSLPVGIRTIAVQDGQILLNGQPVTLNGFGRHEDFYASGKGLNLPLLVKDYHLMRWVGANSYRTSHYPYSEEEMQLADREGFLIIDETPAVSLQFGDAENIPVRLQVCLQQLQELIARDKNHPSVVMWCVANEPMPARFGLAALEQNTPDPAEGAGKEFLETLLARARALDPTRPVTIATIMGGPRSWMEQCDVIAMNRYWGWYRYGGELDKARDSLAQELDEVWTQWRRPIILTEFGADTLAGHHGHPPLMWTEEYQAELIRMYLEVAAERDFVAGMQVWNFADFAAVQSIMRVDGVNHKGIFTRSRQPKLAAHVLREFWARE, from the coding sequence ATGTTGTATCCCATCCAAAATCAAATCCGCAACAAGATGGATCTCTCCGGCATCTGGGATTTCCAGACCGATCCTGAGGAGGTGGGCGAGGCCCAAGGGTGGCCCCTGGGACTGCCCCAATCCCGGCCCATCGCAGTGCCGGGCAGTTGGAACGAACAGTACAGCGACCTTTTCGGCTACCTGGATCTGGCCTGGTATGTGCGGCGGGTCCACGTGCCGCCGGCCTGGCAGGGCCAGCGGGTCTTCCTGCGGGTGGGCTCCGCCTGCTATCACGCCACCGTCTACGTCAACGGCGTCCAGGTGGGTACCCACGAAGGGGGCCATCTGCCCTTCGCCTTCGACATCACCGACCACCTGCGCTGGGGCGAAGAGGCGGTGGTGGCCATCGCGGTGGAGAACCGCCTGATGCCAACCCGGGTGCCCTCGGGCAACATGCCGTCCATGATGGGCCTCTTTGCCGGGACTCCCCGGACCACCTTCGACTTCTATCCCTTTGCCGGCCTCCATCGCCCGGTGTGGCTCTACACGGTGCCTTCCATCCACATCCAGGATATTACCGTGACGACCCACATCCAGGGCACGGACGGCCAGGTCCAGGTGACGGTCCAGCTGAATCGGCCCGACCCGGCCCAGGGGACTCTGCGCCTTCGGGGAGAAGCCGGGGGCGCAGAAAGGGAGATCCAGGCGAGCCTGTCCTTTGTGGAAGGCGTGGCCCAGGCGACGCTGGAGGTTCCCCAGGCCCGCTTCTGGTCCGACCGGGATCCTTACCTGTACCAGTTGACGGTGGACGTGGCCGCGGAGGGGGCGGATGGGCGCGTGGCGGATCGTTATTCCCTGCCCGTGGGCATCCGCACCATCGCGGTGCAGGACGGGCAGATCCTGTTGAACGGTCAGCCGGTGACGCTCAACGGTTTCGGCCGCCATGAGGATTTCTACGCCAGCGGCAAAGGGTTGAACCTGCCGCTGCTGGTGAAGGACTACCACCTGATGCGCTGGGTGGGCGCCAACAGCTATCGTACCTCCCACTATCCCTACAGCGAGGAGGAGATGCAGCTGGCCGACCGGGAAGGCTTCCTGATCATCGACGAAACGCCGGCCGTCAGCCTCCAGTTTGGCGATGCCGAGAACATCCCCGTGCGGCTGCAGGTCTGCCTGCAACAGCTCCAGGAGCTGATTGCCCGGGACAAGAACCACCCGTCGGTGGTGATGTGGTGTGTGGCCAACGAGCCCATGCCCGCCCGCTTTGGCCTGGCCGCCCTGGAGCAGAACACGCCCGATCCGGCTGAAGGGGCGGGCAAGGAGTTCCTGGAGACCTTGTTGGCCCGGGCCCGGGCGCTGGACCCCACCCGGCCGGTGACCATCGCCACCATCATGGGCGGCCCCCGCTCCTGGATGGAGCAGTGCGACGTGATTGCCATGAACCGCTACTGGGGGTGGTACAGGTACGGCGGCGAGTTGGACAAGGCCCGGGACAGCCTGGCCCAGGAGTTGGACGAAGTTTGGACCCAGTGGCGGCGGCCCATCATTCTCACCGAGTTCGGCGCCGATACCCTGGCCGGCCACCATGGCCATCCGCCCCTCATGTGGACCGAAGAGTACCAGGCCGAACTGATCCGCATGTACCTGGAGGTGGCCGCGGAGCGGGACTTCGTGGCCGGCATGCAGGTCTGGAACTTTGCCGACTTTGCCGCGGTGCAGAGCATCATGCGGGTGGATGGCGTCAACCACAAGGGGATCTTCACCCGCAGCCGCCAGCCCAAATTGGCCGCCCATGTCCTGCGGGAATTCTGGGCCCGGGAGTAG
- a CDS encoding c-type cytochrome has protein sequence MRSYVVPAGLVVLALIVWLALHPPRFWLNFTKQVAMTPEVGARLVEEYGCRDCHRIGGVGALKAPALDPVVLHHREDDPALVTLRLWLRNPKAVRPNTAMPNFHLSDSEIEAILLYLQAQSMDVQAQ, from the coding sequence ATGCGCTCCTATGTGGTTCCCGCAGGGCTGGTGGTCCTCGCCCTGATCGTCTGGTTGGCCCTCCATCCGCCACGCTTCTGGCTCAACTTCACCAAACAGGTGGCGATGACGCCGGAGGTGGGCGCCCGGCTGGTGGAGGAATACGGCTGCCGGGATTGCCACCGCATCGGCGGGGTGGGCGCGCTGAAGGCGCCTGCCCTGGATCCGGTGGTGCTTCACCACCGGGAGGACGACCCGGCCCTGGTGACCCTGCGCCTCTGGCTGCGCAACCCCAAGGCCGTCCGCCCCAACACGGCCATGCCCAACTTCCACCTCTCGGATTCAGAGATCGAGGCCATTTTGCTCTATCTCCAGGCCCAGAGCATGGACGTCCAGGCCCAATAA
- a CDS encoding molybdopterin-dependent oxidoreductase, with amino-acid sequence METTPTLSRRAFLKTTALLGGLALVAGHAPWVVDGLTGRIVPAVAQAQQALGSAYPLNKPENILYSVCLNCHTACNIKAKIQDGLLVKVDGNPYSPMNLLPHLPEAAPLADAARVDAKICPKGQVGVQVAYDPYRVRKVLKRAGKRGENKWQAIEWEQFIDEVVNGGDLFGEGPVEGLKDIYKLRDPDLSKVLAADAAAVAAGDMTVEAFKQKHADHLDLLIDPDHPDLGPVNNQFVFMGGRMEHGRKELGKRFTYDGFGSVNFYLHTTICEQSHHIAYEMMSGKTHMKPDFQHSEFVIFFGTGAFEANFGPTPMTEMVTDSLVRRNFKYAVVDPRLSKTAAKAWRWIPIKPGADGALAMGMIRWIIENGRYDEAYLRAPNKEAANAIDETNFTDATHLVRTDEMVFLKPEDAGLESPEGGARVVMVDGTPTLSTEAMQADLFVDSVVNGIPVKSVMQLLKERAQEMTLEEYAEWSGVPLKNIVELAQEFTSHGKRAAAEFYRGPVQHTNGYYNGQAIITLNVLIGNADWKGGLTTGGGHWHEDGSKPGAPFPKAVIVNAPGGLTKFGIHVNREGTAYEQTTLFEGYPAKRPWYPFTYELYQNIIPSAAAGYPYPIKALFIIKGTPILASPAGHAQIEMLRDPTKIPLVISCDVVIGETSMYADYILPDLTYLERWGTPHITPAIVTKVSKVRQPLIAPLTETVVVDGEEMPISMEAFLIAVGKKLGLAGFGKDALGPGYDFNRLEDYYLAMCANLAFGDQEDGSEKLPAADEEEMRIFREARRHLPKSVFDEEKWKQAIPEELWPSVVYLLNRGGRYEPATKAYQGNKLAHQWKGQWNLYVEKVAKGYHSMTGERFSGLPVVEPVKDAAGNVVDDGPDYDLTLITYKEIVGGQSRTHGAYWIQYAVLPENYVYMNRRDAEARGLKDGDMVRIVSASLPDARFDLGDGRTYEVKAKVRTVEGMRPGTIAISWSYGHWAYGSNDVEIDGEVIPGDPRRASGTVPNPSMRVDPVLNDVCLTDPIGGSASFYDTRVRVQKV; translated from the coding sequence ATGGAAACAACTCCCACCCTCTCGCGGCGGGCCTTCCTCAAGACCACGGCCCTGCTGGGCGGGCTTGCCCTGGTGGCCGGCCATGCCCCCTGGGTGGTGGACGGCCTGACCGGGCGCATTGTCCCGGCTGTGGCCCAGGCTCAGCAGGCATTGGGCTCCGCTTATCCGCTGAACAAGCCGGAAAATATCCTGTACAGTGTTTGTCTGAATTGCCATACGGCCTGCAACATCAAAGCCAAAATACAAGATGGTCTACTGGTCAAGGTGGACGGCAATCCCTATAGTCCCATGAACTTGCTGCCTCACCTGCCCGAGGCGGCTCCGTTGGCGGATGCCGCCCGCGTCGATGCCAAGATCTGCCCCAAGGGTCAGGTCGGCGTACAGGTGGCCTATGATCCCTACCGGGTACGCAAGGTGTTGAAACGGGCCGGCAAACGGGGCGAAAACAAGTGGCAGGCCATCGAGTGGGAACAGTTTATTGACGAGGTGGTGAACGGCGGTGACCTCTTTGGCGAAGGCCCGGTGGAAGGCTTGAAAGATATCTATAAACTGCGGGACCCAGATCTGTCCAAAGTGCTGGCGGCGGACGCCGCTGCCGTAGCCGCCGGTGACATGACCGTCGAGGCATTTAAGCAGAAGCACGCGGATCATCTGGACCTGCTCATCGACCCGGACCATCCGGACCTGGGGCCGGTGAACAACCAGTTCGTCTTTATGGGAGGCCGTATGGAACACGGCCGCAAGGAACTGGGCAAACGCTTCACCTACGATGGCTTCGGCTCGGTGAACTTCTACTTGCACACCACCATCTGTGAGCAGAGCCACCACATCGCGTACGAGATGATGTCCGGCAAGACCCACATGAAGCCGGACTTCCAGCACAGCGAGTTCGTCATCTTCTTCGGCACGGGTGCCTTCGAGGCCAATTTCGGCCCCACGCCTATGACCGAAATGGTGACGGACAGCCTGGTACGGCGCAACTTCAAGTACGCAGTCGTCGACCCACGGCTGAGCAAGACGGCCGCCAAGGCCTGGCGCTGGATCCCCATCAAGCCGGGAGCCGATGGCGCCCTGGCCATGGGTATGATCCGCTGGATTATCGAAAATGGCCGCTATGACGAAGCTTATCTGCGGGCCCCCAACAAAGAGGCGGCCAACGCCATCGACGAGACGAACTTCACGGACGCCACCCATCTGGTGCGCACGGACGAGATGGTCTTCCTCAAGCCCGAGGACGCCGGCCTGGAGTCCCCGGAGGGCGGCGCCCGGGTGGTGATGGTGGACGGGACGCCCACTCTTTCCACCGAAGCCATGCAGGCCGATCTCTTTGTCGATAGCGTGGTCAACGGCATCCCGGTGAAGTCGGTCATGCAGCTTCTCAAGGAGCGCGCTCAGGAGATGACCCTGGAGGAGTACGCAGAGTGGAGTGGCGTACCGCTTAAAAATATTGTGGAGCTGGCCCAGGAGTTCACCAGTCATGGCAAGCGGGCCGCAGCCGAATTCTATCGAGGTCCAGTCCAGCACACCAACGGTTACTACAACGGCCAGGCCATCATCACCCTCAATGTGCTCATCGGCAACGCCGACTGGAAGGGGGGGCTGACCACCGGCGGTGGCCACTGGCACGAGGACGGCTCCAAGCCAGGGGCACCCTTTCCCAAGGCGGTGATTGTGAACGCACCTGGGGGACTGACCAAATTTGGAATCCATGTAAACCGGGAGGGAACTGCCTACGAACAAACTACTCTGTTTGAGGGATATCCGGCCAAACGGCCCTGGTACCCCTTCACCTATGAGCTGTACCAGAACATCATTCCCAGCGCTGCAGCCGGTTATCCGTATCCAATCAAGGCCCTCTTTATCATCAAGGGAACGCCGATCCTGGCCTCTCCTGCCGGCCATGCCCAGATCGAGATGTTGCGGGATCCGACAAAGATTCCGTTGGTCATCTCCTGTGATGTGGTCATCGGTGAGACTAGCATGTATGCCGACTACATCCTGCCGGATCTCACCTACCTGGAACGTTGGGGTACCCCGCACATCACCCCTGCCATCGTCACCAAGGTAAGCAAGGTGCGCCAACCCCTCATCGCACCTCTGACGGAGACAGTGGTGGTGGATGGGGAGGAGATGCCTATCAGCATGGAGGCTTTTCTCATCGCCGTGGGCAAGAAGCTGGGCCTGGCCGGCTTCGGTAAAGATGCCCTGGGGCCGGGTTATGACTTTAACCGACTGGAGGACTACTACCTGGCCATGTGCGCCAACCTGGCCTTCGGCGACCAGGAGGATGGCTCCGAAAAGTTGCCGGCCGCAGACGAGGAAGAGATGCGCATCTTCCGAGAGGCCCGGCGACACTTGCCTAAGTCTGTTTTCGACGAGGAAAAGTGGAAGCAGGCTATCCCGGAAGAGCTGTGGCCCAGCGTGGTCTACCTGCTGAATCGGGGAGGACGCTACGAACCCGCGACCAAGGCGTACCAGGGGAATAAGCTGGCCCACCAGTGGAAGGGCCAATGGAACCTGTACGTGGAGAAGGTGGCCAAGGGATACCATTCGATGACCGGCGAACGCTTCAGTGGACTGCCTGTGGTGGAACCCGTCAAGGATGCGGCCGGCAACGTGGTGGATGATGGTCCCGACTACGACCTGACTCTGATTACTTACAAGGAAATCGTAGGCGGACAGAGCCGTACCCACGGCGCGTACTGGATTCAGTACGCCGTCCTGCCCGAAAATTACGTCTACATGAACCGGCGGGATGCCGAGGCCCGAGGCCTGAAAGACGGCGATATGGTCCGTATTGTCTCGGCCAGCTTGCCGGACGCCCGTTTTGACCTGGGTGACGGCCGCACCTACGAGGTCAAAGCAAAGGTCCGGACAGTGGAAGGGATGCGGCCGGGCACGATAGCCATCTCCTGGAGTTATGGCCATTGGGCCTATGGCTCCAATGATGTGGAGATAGACGGAGAGGTGATTCCGGGTGACCCGCGACGGGCCAGCGGCACGGTACCGAATCCCTCCATGCGCGTGGATCCGGTGCTGAACGATGTGTGTCTCACCGATCCCATTGGCGGCAGTGCCAGCTTCTACGACACCCGGGTGCGGGTGCAGAAGGTGTGA
- the nrfD gene encoding NrfD/PsrC family molybdoenzyme membrane anchor subunit, which produces MQKRLSWLLWGLAILGLVAGLYGFYARFTMGHQMASYGSYVPWGLWVAAYIALVGASAGAVAVAAVLLMARQQAYYPVARLALLVALVTFMAGMLNVWLDLGHPFRAWKLLLQTSWTSVMGWMAWFYTLYGVLLVVGLWSTRKGEVPFWMQRYALLVFLFALAFAGAEGALFGVVGARPMWESGLTPVLFLVEGALFGVGFVAAASYISGLLTGDLVRRVRLILLWLLAILVLVEWAEFSTGLYASIPAKAEVLRTILAGDFWWVFWGLHLGLGVFVPALLLLWGRQQPWVTALAGLLIGSMGLASKINLVVPALAQEELEGLAHAYTGPGLSFHYFPTLEEWLVFGGTVSLALLIFLIGGHLLHLIPTSEVA; this is translated from the coding sequence ATGCAAAAACGTCTGTCATGGCTCCTTTGGGGGCTGGCCATCCTTGGGTTGGTGGCCGGACTGTATGGCTTCTATGCGCGGTTCACCATGGGCCATCAAATGGCCAGTTATGGCTCCTATGTTCCTTGGGGACTGTGGGTGGCGGCTTATATTGCCCTGGTCGGGGCGTCGGCGGGTGCTGTGGCCGTGGCCGCCGTTCTGCTGATGGCCCGCCAGCAGGCCTATTATCCGGTGGCCCGGCTGGCCCTGCTGGTGGCCCTGGTCACCTTCATGGCCGGAATGCTGAACGTCTGGCTGGATTTGGGCCATCCCTTCCGGGCCTGGAAGTTATTGTTACAGACCTCCTGGACCTCGGTCATGGGGTGGATGGCCTGGTTCTACACCCTTTATGGCGTCTTGTTGGTGGTGGGTTTGTGGAGTACCCGTAAGGGGGAAGTGCCTTTCTGGATGCAGCGATACGCCCTGCTTGTCTTTCTGTTTGCCCTGGCCTTTGCCGGCGCAGAGGGAGCGCTCTTTGGGGTAGTGGGCGCCCGGCCCATGTGGGAATCAGGGTTAACGCCTGTGCTCTTCCTGGTGGAAGGAGCGCTGTTCGGCGTCGGCTTCGTGGCCGCTGCCAGCTACATCAGTGGCCTGCTGACCGGGGATCTGGTCCGACGGGTCCGCCTTATCCTCCTCTGGCTGTTGGCCATTCTGGTGTTGGTCGAATGGGCGGAATTCAGCACTGGCCTTTATGCCTCCATTCCGGCCAAGGCGGAGGTCCTGCGGACCATCCTGGCGGGTGACTTCTGGTGGGTCTTCTGGGGCCTTCATCTGGGATTGGGCGTGTTTGTGCCCGCTCTGTTGTTGCTTTGGGGCCGCCAGCAGCCATGGGTGACAGCCCTGGCCGGCCTGCTCATCGGCAGCATGGGCCTGGCCAGTAAGATCAACTTGGTGGTGCCCGCCCTAGCCCAGGAAGAGTTGGAAGGGCTGGCCCACGCCTATACCGGACCGGGCCTATCTTTCCACTACTTTCCCACTTTGGAAGAATGGCTGGTCTTTGGAGGCACCGTCTCCCTGGCCCTGCTCATTTTCCTGATCGGCGGCCATCTGCTGCATCTCATTCCAACATCGGAGGTGGCGTAA
- a CDS encoding 4Fe-4S dicluster domain-containing protein produces MAEVLETELLEQENILMRMQEDIRRALQKPESERRWVMVIDLRKCVGCHACTISCVAENKLPPGVVYRPVLEEEIGTYPHVTRRFTPRPCMQCDNPPCVPVCPVNATWKRPDGIVTIDYEQCIGCRYCVTACPYSARTFDTGRTYTEGTPEQMAYELLQNFEYGQGWARQPGEEASPVGNVRKCHFCLHRLEEGELPACVTTCIGVANYFGDANDPESVVAELIARPNVVRLKEEMGTEPRVYYLV; encoded by the coding sequence ATGGCTGAAGTGCTCGAAACAGAACTGCTTGAACAGGAAAACATCTTGATGCGGATGCAGGAGGATATCCGGCGGGCCCTGCAGAAGCCGGAGTCTGAACGGCGTTGGGTGATGGTCATCGACCTGCGCAAGTGTGTGGGTTGCCACGCCTGCACCATCAGCTGTGTGGCGGAGAACAAGCTGCCGCCGGGCGTGGTCTATCGGCCGGTGCTGGAAGAGGAGATCGGGACCTACCCCCACGTCACCCGGCGCTTCACGCCCCGGCCTTGCATGCAGTGCGATAACCCGCCCTGTGTCCCGGTCTGCCCGGTCAACGCCACGTGGAAACGGCCGGACGGCATCGTCACCATCGACTACGAGCAGTGCATCGGCTGCCGCTACTGCGTCACCGCCTGTCCCTATTCGGCCCGGACCTTCGACACGGGGCGCACCTACACCGAAGGGACGCCGGAGCAGATGGCCTACGAGCTGTTGCAGAACTTCGAGTATGGCCAGGGGTGGGCCCGCCAGCCCGGCGAGGAGGCCTCGCCCGTGGGCAACGTGCGCAAATGTCACTTCTGCCTGCATCGGCTGGAAGAAGGTGAGTTGCCGGCCTGTGTCACCACCTGTATCGGCGTGGCCAACTACTTCGGCGATGCCAACGATCCGGAGAGCGTAGTGGCCGAGCTCATCGCCCGCCCCAATGTGGTGCGCCTGAAGGAAGAGATGGGGACGGAGCCGAGGGTTTATTATCTGGTTTGA
- a CDS encoding response regulator transcription factor: MGKGTKPIRILLADDHSVLRAGLRALLDAQPDMEVIGEAADGAACVRQAAALRPDVVLLDINMPQCNGLEALALLRQQAPQTRVLVLTMHDDVGYLRQVLASGGAGYVLKQAAGEELLSAIRAVHRGGVYLHPQHTQALLGAPQEREEAVAPPRDENERRYRSLSEREAEVFRLVALGHRNSEIADLLHLSVKTVETYKSRLMQKLGVNTRAGLVRLALELGLLDQ; encoded by the coding sequence ATGGGCAAAGGGACGAAACCCATCCGCATTTTATTGGCAGACGATCATTCGGTGTTACGGGCAGGCCTGCGGGCCTTGCTGGACGCCCAGCCGGACATGGAGGTCATCGGCGAGGCGGCCGATGGCGCGGCCTGCGTCCGTCAAGCCGCGGCCCTGCGTCCGGACGTGGTGCTGCTGGACATCAACATGCCCCAGTGCAACGGCCTGGAGGCGCTGGCGCTGTTGCGGCAGCAGGCACCCCAGACCCGGGTGCTGGTGCTCACCATGCACGACGATGTGGGCTACCTGCGCCAGGTGTTGGCGTCCGGTGGGGCTGGCTATGTCTTGAAGCAGGCCGCCGGCGAGGAACTCCTCTCGGCCATCCGGGCCGTCCATCGCGGCGGCGTCTACCTCCATCCCCAGCACACCCAGGCCCTGTTGGGTGCTCCCCAGGAGCGGGAGGAAGCTGTGGCGCCCCCTCGGGACGAGAATGAGCGCCGCTACCGAAGTTTGAGCGAGCGGGAGGCCGAGGTCTTCCGGCTGGTGGCCTTGGGCCATCGTAACAGCGAAATCGCCGACCTTTTGCACCTGAGCGTGAAGACGGTGGAGACGTACAAATCCCGCCTGATGCAGAAGTTGGGGGTCAACACCCGGGCGGGCCTGGTCCGGCTGGCCCTGGAGCTGGGCCTGTTGGACCAGTGA
- a CDS encoding Crp/Fnr family transcriptional regulator: MAEHESHQSNDSPLLETVSLFQGLAPAERQEVYQAAHHRAVEKGELFFVQGEEAHTLYVLTQGRVRLNQLSPEGEQVLLRVIVPGQLFGGVAVLSGTAYPAAAEAVVPSEALGWDGETMARLMERYPAIARNALRLLAERIQELQERYRELATERVERRVASAVLRLARQTGRKVEGGILIDFPLSREDLAAMTGTTLYTVSRILKRWEKEGLVEAGRQRLLIRSPHGLVALAEDLPPALEAPS, translated from the coding sequence ATGGCCGAACACGAGTCCCACCAGTCCAACGACAGTCCTTTGCTGGAAACGGTCTCCCTTTTCCAGGGGCTGGCCCCTGCCGAGCGCCAGGAAGTCTATCAGGCGGCCCACCACCGCGCGGTGGAGAAGGGCGAACTCTTCTTCGTGCAGGGGGAAGAGGCCCACACCCTCTACGTGCTGACCCAGGGGCGGGTGCGCCTGAACCAGCTCTCGCCCGAGGGCGAACAGGTACTGCTCCGGGTGATCGTGCCCGGTCAGCTTTTCGGTGGGGTGGCCGTATTGAGCGGCACCGCCTATCCCGCCGCGGCGGAAGCTGTGGTCCCATCCGAAGCGTTGGGCTGGGACGGCGAAACCATGGCCCGGCTGATGGAGCGCTATCCCGCCATTGCCCGCAACGCCCTGCGGCTGCTGGCAGAGCGCATCCAGGAATTGCAGGAGCGCTACCGGGAGCTGGCCACCGAACGGGTGGAGCGGCGGGTGGCCAGCGCGGTGCTGCGCCTGGCCCGCCAGACGGGCCGCAAGGTGGAAGGGGGCATCCTGATCGACTTCCCCCTCTCCCGGGAGGACCTGGCCGCCATGACCGGCACCACCCTCTACACCGTCAGCCGCATCCTCAAACGGTGGGAAAAAGAAGGGCTGGTGGAAGCCGGCCGCCAGCGTCTCCTCATCCGCTCTCCCCATGGCCTGGTGGCCCTGGCCGAGGATCTGCCGCCTGCCCTGGAGGCTCCCTCTTGA
- a CDS encoding DUF1858 domain-containing protein — MDLSAMADMTVDEVLQRWPQTIPIFLGRSMACVGCPLAAFETLADVAQAYNLELTPFLAQLQAASSQAGGAAHASQGGPDAPG, encoded by the coding sequence ATGGACCTGTCCGCCATGGCCGACATGACCGTGGATGAGGTGCTCCAGCGGTGGCCCCAGACGATCCCGATCTTCCTGGGCCGCTCCATGGCCTGCGTCGGCTGCCCCCTGGCGGCCTTTGAGACGCTGGCCGATGTAGCCCAGGCCTACAACCTGGAGTTGACGCCCTTCCTGGCCCAGTTGCAGGCAGCCTCTTCCCAGGCAGGGGGTGCAGCCCACGCCTCTCAGGGCGGCCCCGATGCTCCAGGATAA